One segment of Tenrec ecaudatus isolate mTenEca1 chromosome 1, mTenEca1.hap1, whole genome shotgun sequence DNA contains the following:
- the MFSD2A gene encoding sodium-dependent lysophosphatidylcholine symporter 1, whose translation MAKGEGAESGSAAGLLPTSILQAGERPVQVKKEPKKKQQLSICNKLCYAVGGAPYQVTGCALGFFLQIYLLDVAQVDPLSASIILFVGRAWDAITDPLVGFFISKSSWTRLGRLMPWIIFSTPLAIIAYFLIWFVPDFQWGQALWYLVFYCLFEMLVTCFHVPYSALTMFISTEQSERDSATAYRMTVEVLGTVLGTAIQGQIVGQADMPCLQDHNSSGMASDAANRTHSTSPALKKTQNAYLLAAGVIASIYVICAVILTLGVREQREPYEAQQAEPMPFFRGLRLVMNHGPYVKLIAGFLFTSLAFMLVEGNFALFCTYTLGFRNEFQNLLLAIMLSATLTIPVWQWFLTRFGKKTAVYIGISSAVPFLILMALMESNLIVTYVVAVAAGISVAAAFLLPWSMLPDVIDDFHLKQPQSHGTEPIFFSFYVFFTKFASGVSLGISTLSLDFAGYQTRGCSQQSSVKFTLKMLVTMAPIVLILLGLLLFKLYPIDEERRRQNKKALQALRDEASSSGCSDTDSTELASIL comes from the exons AGAAGGAACCCAAGAAGAAGCAACAGTTGTCGATTTGCAACAAGCTCTGCTATGCCGTTGGGGGGGCCCCCTACCAGGTGACAGGCTGTGCCTTGGGGTTCTTCCTGCAGATCTACCTGTTGGATGTGGCTCAG GTGGACCCCTTATCTGCCTCCATCATTCTGTTTGTGGGACGAGCTTGGGATGCTATCACGGAccccctggtgggtttcttcATTAGCAAATCCTCCTGGACCCGCCTGGGCCGCCTTATGCCCTG GATCATCTTCTCCACACCCCTGGCCATCATTGCCTACTTCCTCATCTGGTTCGTGCCTGACTTCCAGTGGGGCCAGGCTCTGTGGTACCTGGTTTTCTATTGCCTCTTTGAGATGCTGGTCACG TGTTTCCACGTTCCCTACTCAGCTCTCACCATGTTCATCAGCACGGAGCAGAGTGAGCGGGATTCTGCCACCGCCTACC GGATGACTGTGGAGGTGCTGGGCACGGTGTTGGGGACGGCCATCCAGGGGCAGATCGTGGGTCAAGCAGATATGCCCTGTCTTCAGGACCACAACAGCTCTGGGATGGCTTCAGATGCTGCCAACCGCACCCACAGCACCTCTCCAGCACTCAAGAAAACG CAAAATGCATACCTGTTGGCAGCAGGGGTCATTGCCTCCATCTATGTCATCTGCGCTGTCATCCTGACCCTGGGCGTGAGGGAGCAGAGAG AGCCCTATGAGGCCCAACAAGCAGAACCCATGCCCTTTTTCCGGGGCCTCCGGCTGGTCATGAACCATGGCCCATATGTCAAGCTCATTGCCGGCTTCCTCTTCACCTCCTTAGCCTTCATG CTGGTGGAGGGGAACTTCGCCTTGTTTTGCACCTACACCCTGGGCTTCCGCAACGAATTCCAGAATCTCCTCCTGGCCATCATG CTCTCGGCCACATTGACCATCCCTGTCTGGCAGTGGTTCCTCACCCGCTTTGGCAAGAAGACTGCTGTGTACATTGGGATCTCA TCAGCAGTGCCATTTCTCATCTTGATGGCCCTCATGGAGAGCAACCTGATTGTCACATATGTGGTAGCCGTGGCAGCCGGCATCAgcgtggcagctgccttcttgctGCCTTG GTCCATGCTGCCTGATGTCATCGATGACTTCCATCTGAAGCAGCCCCAGTCCCATGGCACTGAGCCCATCTTCTTTTCCTTCTACGTTTTCTTCACCAAGTTTGCCTCAGGGGTCTCGCTGGGTATCTCCACCCTCAGTCTCGa tttcGCAGGGTACCAGACCCGTGGCTGCTCCCAGCAGAGTAGCGTCAAATTTACACTGAAGATGCTGGTGACCATGGCGCCCATTGTCCTTATCCTGCTGGGCCTGCTGCTCTTCAAGCTGTACCCCATTGATGAGGAGAGGCGGCGGCAGAACAAGAAGGCCCTGCAGGCCCTGAG GGACGAGGCCAGCAGCTCAGGCTGCTCCGACACAGACTCCACAGAGCTGGCCAGCATCCTCTAG